A genomic window from Silene latifolia isolate original U9 population chromosome 11, ASM4854445v1, whole genome shotgun sequence includes:
- the LOC141613375 gene encoding uncharacterized protein LOC141613375, protein MRASVLLEMEKWFDTCNIPFLIVGDINQVDFSCDKLSSSEKPIEGAEEFNQWKIRNELVDIPYKGPRFTWCNNRKREKRVYERLDKAMGSKEWLSLFPDTGIKHYPIQISDHAPIEVDLNLIRSDGKRPFKIDAWALDFEECLEKVRNV, encoded by the coding sequence ATGCGGGCATCTGTCCTTTTGGAAATGGAGAAATGGTTTGATACATGTAATATTCCCTTTCTTATAGTAGGGGATATTAATCAAGTCGACTTCAGTTGTGATAAATTAAGTTCTAGTGAAAAACCTATTGAGGGTGCGGAGGAATTCAATCAATGGAAAATAAGGAATGAACTAGTGGATATTCCTTATAAGGGCCCGCGGTTTACGTGGTGTAACAATCGAAAGAGGGAAAAGAGGGTTTATGAGAGGCTGGATAAAGCAATGGGCTCTAAGGAATGGTTGTCTCTTTTCCCGGATACGGGTATTAAGCACTATCCTATTCAAATCTCTGATCACGCTCCAATTGAAGTTGATTTGAATCTCATTAGAAGTGACGGAAAAAGACCTTTTAAAATTGATGCATGGGCGTTGGATTTTGAGGAATGTTTGGAAAAGGTTCGTAATGTGTGA